A section of the Pseudomonas sp. Q1-7 genome encodes:
- a CDS encoding acyl-CoA dehydrogenase gives MLLLWILALVLGIAWLAHRRTAPLPALALAAGFLVLMGLFSRAPGWLLSLFWLAWLAVALPLALPEPRRKWFSAPLFAWFRRVLPPMSDTEREAIEAGTVWWDGELFSGRPDWRKLLDSPRPRLTEEEQAFLEGPTEELCAMVSDWEIGQRLDLPPEAWDHIKRHGFFALIIPKEYGGKGFSAYAHSQVAMKLATRSADLASTVMVPNSLGPAELLLHYGTDEQRQHYLPRLARGEDIPCFALTGPLAGSDAGAMPDTGIVCRGQWQGQDVIGLRLTWEKRYITLGPVATLLGLAFKAYDPEHLLGDKDDLGISLALIPTDTPGVEIGRRHLPLGAAFMNGPNAGKDVFVPLDFVIGGQGMLGKGWMMLMNCLSVGRSISLPAAATGAAKFTSLVTGQYCRIREQFNVPLAAFEGIQEAQARIAGNAWLMDSARILTASAVDLGEKPSVLSAILKYHLTERGRECIGHAMDVHGGKGIILGPRNYLGRAWQGAPIPITVEGANILSRNLMIFGQGAIRCHPFVLREMALAGREDQGRALEEFDGLLLQHIGFAVGNAASSLLLGLGLGRLSDAPGDNLTRPYFRALDRLAAAFALLADSSMLLLGGELKRRERLSARLGDALSYLYLASAALKRYHDRDAPEYLQPLLRWALEDSLSKAEQALGGLLDNFPNRLLGGLLRVLVFPLGRRHPGPSDQLEAEVAGVIGRDAGDPALEELLTDCHRPQSAEDPVGALQVAIQLDGASQPLQRKLQQALKEGQLRSAPGESLVDAAFAAGLLDAEQAGQLRAVEAARRRVIDVDDFAPEELALPHGHIR, from the coding sequence ATGTTGTTGCTCTGGATACTCGCCCTGGTGCTGGGCATTGCCTGGCTCGCCCATCGACGCACCGCCCCCCTGCCCGCCCTGGCGCTGGCTGCCGGCTTCCTGGTGCTGATGGGTCTGTTCAGTCGCGCACCGGGTTGGCTGCTGTCGCTGTTCTGGCTGGCGTGGCTTGCGGTGGCGTTGCCGCTGGCGCTGCCGGAACCACGCCGCAAGTGGTTCAGCGCGCCGCTGTTCGCCTGGTTCCGGCGCGTGCTGCCGCCCATGTCCGACACCGAGCGCGAGGCCATCGAGGCCGGCACGGTCTGGTGGGACGGCGAGCTGTTCAGTGGCCGCCCCGACTGGCGCAAGTTGCTGGATTCGCCCCGCCCGCGGCTGACGGAAGAGGAGCAGGCATTCCTCGAGGGTCCCACGGAAGAACTCTGCGCCATGGTCAGCGACTGGGAGATCGGCCAGCGGCTCGACCTGCCGCCGGAAGCGTGGGATCACATCAAGCGCCACGGTTTCTTCGCCCTGATCATCCCCAAGGAATACGGTGGCAAGGGTTTCTCAGCCTACGCCCACTCCCAGGTAGCGATGAAACTGGCCACCCGTAGCGCCGACCTGGCATCCACCGTGATGGTGCCCAACTCCCTCGGCCCGGCCGAACTGCTGCTGCACTACGGCACCGACGAACAACGTCAGCATTATTTGCCGCGCCTGGCCCGCGGCGAAGACATCCCCTGCTTCGCCCTCACCGGCCCGCTGGCCGGCTCCGACGCCGGCGCCATGCCAGATACCGGCATCGTCTGCCGGGGCCAATGGCAGGGCCAGGACGTCATCGGCCTGCGCCTGACCTGGGAAAAGCGCTACATCACCCTCGGCCCGGTGGCCACCCTCCTCGGCCTGGCCTTCAAGGCTTATGACCCGGAACACCTGCTGGGCGACAAGGATGACCTCGGCATCAGCCTGGCGCTGATCCCCACCGATACCCCCGGCGTGGAAATCGGCCGCCGTCACCTGCCCCTCGGCGCCGCGTTCATGAATGGCCCCAACGCCGGCAAGGATGTGTTCGTGCCGCTGGACTTCGTCATCGGCGGGCAGGGCATGCTCGGCAAAGGCTGGATGATGCTGATGAACTGCCTCTCGGTGGGCCGCTCCATCTCCCTGCCGGCAGCCGCCACCGGCGCGGCCAAGTTCACCAGCCTGGTGACGGGCCAGTACTGCCGCATCCGCGAGCAGTTCAATGTCCCGCTGGCCGCCTTCGAGGGCATCCAGGAAGCCCAGGCGCGTATCGCTGGCAATGCCTGGCTGATGGACAGCGCGCGCATCCTCACCGCCAGCGCGGTGGACCTGGGCGAGAAGCCCTCGGTACTCTCCGCCATCCTCAAATACCACCTCACCGAGCGCGGCCGCGAATGCATCGGCCACGCCATGGACGTGCACGGCGGCAAAGGCATCATCCTCGGCCCGCGCAACTACCTGGGCCGCGCCTGGCAAGGGGCGCCCATCCCCATCACGGTGGAAGGCGCCAACATCCTCTCGCGCAACCTGATGATCTTCGGCCAGGGTGCCATCCGCTGCCATCCGTTCGTGCTCCGCGAAATGGCGCTCGCCGGGCGCGAGGACCAGGGCCGGGCGCTGGAGGAGTTCGACGGGCTGCTGCTGCAACACATCGGTTTCGCCGTGGGCAATGCCGCCAGCAGCCTGCTGCTCGGCCTCGGCCTGGGACGGTTGAGCGACGCCCCCGGCGACAACCTCACCCGCCCGTATTTCCGCGCCCTCGACCGCCTCGCCGCGGCCTTCGCCCTGCTGGCCGACAGCAGCATGCTGCTGCTCGGCGGCGAACTGAAGCGCCGCGAGCGGCTGTCGGCGCGCCTCGGCGATGCCCTGAGCTACCTCTATCTGGCATCCGCCGCCCTCAAGCGCTACCACGACCGCGATGCGCCCGAGTACCTGCAGCCCCTGTTGCGCTGGGCCCTGGAGGACAGCCTGAGCAAGGCCGAGCAGGCGCTGGGCGGACTGCTGGACAACTTCCCCAACCGCCTGCTGGGCGGTCTGCTGCGGGTGCTGGTGTTTCCCCTCGGCCGCCGCCATCCGGGTCCGTCGGACCAACTGGAGGCAGAGGTTGCCGGGGTGATCGGCCGCGACGCGGGCGACCCGGCCCTGGAAGAGCTGCTCACCGACTGCCACCGCCCGCAATCCGCCGAGGACCCGGTGGGCGCCCTGCAGGTGGCCATCCAGCTCGACGGCGCCAGCCAGCCCCTGCAGCGCAAGCTCCAGCAGGCGCTGAAGGAGGGCCAGTTGCGGTCGGCGCCGGGCGAATCCCTGGTGGACGCCGCCTTCGCCGCTGGACTGCTGGATGCCGAGCAGGCCGGCCAGTTGCGGGCGGTCGAGGCGGCACGGCGACGGGTCATCGACGTCGACGACTTCGCCCCGGAAGAACTGGCCCTTCCGCACGGCCACATCCGCTGA
- a CDS encoding RNA polymerase sigma factor produces the protein MSAGDPANPHLVGLLYRDHRDWLFNWLRKTVQCPHRAEDVSQDTFVRLLARSDLQAPREPRALLATIARGLLVDQFRRNDLERAYLEELAQAPQDLHPNPEDQALILESLREIDRLLGQLSSKARAAFLHNRLDGLGHAEIAERLGVSPSRVRQYLAQGMRQCYIALYGEPT, from the coding sequence GTGTCGGCCGGTGATCCCGCAAACCCGCATCTGGTAGGGCTGCTTTACCGAGACCATCGTGATTGGCTGTTCAACTGGCTGCGCAAGACGGTGCAATGCCCCCACCGCGCCGAAGACGTCAGCCAGGACACCTTCGTGCGCCTGCTCGCCCGCTCCGACCTGCAAGCCCCTCGCGAACCCCGTGCGCTGCTGGCGACCATCGCCCGTGGCCTGCTGGTGGACCAGTTCCGCCGCAACGACCTGGAGCGCGCCTACCTGGAGGAACTGGCCCAGGCGCCCCAGGACCTGCACCCCAATCCCGAGGACCAGGCGCTGATCCTCGAAAGCCTGCGGGAAATCGACCGCCTGCTCGGCCAACTGTCCAGCAAGGCACGTGCCGCCTTCCTGCACAACCGCCTGGACGGCCTCGGCCACGCCGAAATCGCCGAACGTCTGGGAGTTTCCCCCTCGCGGGTGCGCCAGTACCTGGCCCAGGGCATGCGCCAGTGCTACATCGCCCTCTACGGAGAACCGACATGA
- a CDS encoding FecR domain-containing protein: MSRVSARALDEAIAWQLRLDSGETSELERHEFQHWLGAHPEHAKVWQQLAGIDRQLAAAAPGPARRALLRSGGVRRRRPHRIAGTTLALAVALGLGLLAQQRPLGDYLADERTGSGERRELRLADSSLVQLNSRTALDVDFDGPQRRLFLRSGEILVETGHDDPRPFIVETEQGRLRPLGTRFLVRREGKATRLVVLESAVAAQPRSASGKRVIEAGEQVRIERQRLGPRETAPVGAGAWSRGLLVADDMPLAQLIASLGEYRHGYLGLDPALADLRISGVFPLHDSDKALAALPPSLPVRIERFSDWWVRVVPEKD; encoded by the coding sequence ATGAGCCGGGTATCCGCACGCGCCCTGGACGAAGCCATCGCCTGGCAGTTGCGCCTGGACTCCGGAGAAACGTCCGAACTGGAACGCCACGAGTTCCAACACTGGCTGGGCGCCCACCCGGAACATGCCAAGGTCTGGCAGCAGTTGGCCGGCATCGACCGGCAACTGGCCGCCGCCGCGCCCGGCCCGGCCCGCCGCGCCTTGCTGCGCAGTGGCGGCGTACGGCGACGCCGGCCACACCGCATCGCCGGCACCACCCTGGCACTGGCGGTGGCGCTGGGCCTCGGCCTGCTGGCCCAGCAACGCCCGCTGGGAGACTACCTGGCCGACGAGAGGACCGGCAGCGGCGAGCGCCGTGAACTGCGCCTGGCGGACAGCAGCCTCGTGCAGTTGAACAGCCGTACCGCCCTGGACGTCGACTTCGACGGCCCGCAGCGCCGGCTCTTCCTGCGCAGCGGTGAAATCCTGGTGGAAACCGGGCATGACGACCCGCGCCCCTTCATCGTCGAAACCGAACAAGGCCGCCTGCGCCCCCTGGGCACCCGTTTCCTGGTGCGCCGGGAAGGCAAGGCGACGCGCCTGGTCGTGCTGGAGTCCGCGGTAGCCGCGCAGCCCCGGAGCGCATCCGGCAAGCGGGTGATCGAAGCCGGCGAGCAGGTGCGCATCGAGCGGCAGCGGCTCGGTCCCCGCGAAACCGCGCCAGTAGGCGCCGGGGCCTGGAGCCGAGGCCTGCTGGTGGCCGACGACATGCCCCTGGCGCAGTTGATCGCCAGCCTGGGCGAGTACCGCCACGGCTACCTGGGCCTCGACCCGGCCTTGGCCGACCTGCGCATCAGCGGCGTCTTCCCGCTGCACGACAGCGACAAGGCGCTGGCCGCCCTGCCCCCCAGCCTGCCGGTACGCATCGAACGTTTCAGCGACTGGTGGGTGCGCGTGGTGCCGGAAAAGGACTGA
- a CDS encoding AAA family ATPase codes for MRTKLDACLNAVNQVLLGKETQVRLALACLLARGHLLIEDLPGMGKTTLGHALAKVLGLSFQRIQFTSDLLPGDILGTSVFDKDSGQFVFHPGPVFAELVLADEINRATPKSQSALLEAMEEGQVTIEGATRPLPEPFFVIATQNPASQGGTFALPESQLDRFLMRLSLGYPAKVAEKALLQGEARRELLPRLEPVFTHAELGLIQAEVPKVVARDAVVDYVLRLVEATRSQPQFAWGLSPRASLALLSAARAWALLAGRDYVIPEDVQAVLPSVVGHRLRERADPSGHGGGALVQWLLREVPAL; via the coding sequence ATGCGAACCAAACTGGATGCCTGTCTGAACGCGGTCAATCAGGTGTTGCTGGGTAAGGAAACGCAGGTGCGCCTGGCCCTGGCCTGCTTGCTGGCACGCGGGCACCTGCTGATCGAAGACCTGCCCGGCATGGGCAAGACCACCCTGGGCCACGCCCTGGCCAAGGTGCTGGGGCTGAGCTTCCAGCGAATCCAGTTCACCTCGGACCTTTTGCCGGGCGACATCCTCGGCACCTCGGTGTTCGACAAGGACAGCGGCCAGTTCGTCTTCCACCCCGGTCCGGTGTTCGCCGAACTGGTTCTGGCCGACGAGATCAACCGGGCCACGCCGAAAAGCCAGAGCGCGCTGCTGGAGGCCATGGAAGAAGGGCAGGTGACCATCGAAGGCGCGACCCGCCCGTTGCCGGAACCCTTCTTCGTCATCGCCACCCAGAACCCGGCCAGCCAGGGCGGCACCTTCGCCCTGCCGGAGTCGCAACTGGACCGCTTCCTCATGCGCCTGTCCCTCGGCTATCCGGCCAAGGTGGCGGAGAAGGCGCTGCTGCAGGGCGAAGCGCGCCGCGAGCTGCTGCCGCGCCTGGAACCGGTCTTCACCCATGCCGAGCTGGGCCTGATCCAGGCCGAAGTGCCCAAGGTAGTGGCCCGCGACGCCGTGGTGGACTATGTGTTGCGCCTGGTGGAAGCCACCCGCAGCCAGCCCCAGTTCGCCTGGGGCCTCTCGCCGCGCGCCAGCCTGGCGCTGCTGTCGGCGGCACGGGCGTGGGCGCTGCTGGCCGGACGCGACTACGTGATTCCGGAGGACGTCCAGGCCGTGCTGCCCTCGGTGGTCGGCCACCGTCTGCGCGAGCGCGCCGATCCTTCCGGCCACGGCGGCGGTGCCCTGGTGCAGTGGCTGCTGCGCGAAGTGCCGGCGCTCTGA
- a CDS encoding PA2817 family protein codes for MANPYLDHHLALLAHLRGILVALGEAEQVPEENHALFVERFDDLMSELPRDPEGSQYLGQDLISQVFHRYPQIAHLVPRDLLWFFGGDCLHFMPDEEIELFQRLDERRYEAEQNGEPFDWNQEKQLLALPEDGSKH; via the coding sequence ATGGCCAATCCCTATCTCGACCACCATCTCGCCCTGCTCGCTCACCTGCGTGGCATCCTGGTCGCCCTGGGCGAGGCCGAACAGGTGCCGGAGGAAAACCACGCCCTCTTCGTCGAGCGTTTCGACGACTTGATGAGCGAGCTGCCGCGCGATCCGGAAGGCAGCCAGTACCTGGGCCAGGACCTGATCAGCCAGGTCTTCCACCGCTACCCGCAGATCGCCCACCTGGTGCCGCGCGACCTCCTGTGGTTCTTCGGCGGCGACTGCCTGCATTTCATGCCGGACGAAGAAATCGAGCTGTTCCAGCGCCTCGACGAGCGCCGCTACGAAGCCGAACAGAACGGCGAACCCTTCGACTGGAACCAGGAAAAACAACTGCTGGCCCTGCCTGAAGACGGCAGCAAGCACTGA
- a CDS encoding DUF58 domain-containing protein — MLELRVDRWLARRIPPASQVRLDQRRIFILPTRAGAAFGLALVPMLLVAINYQNSLAYALTFLLLSVFLVAILHTFRNLSGLNLKAAGGAPVFLGEQAHFRVTLESGGREHQAIALGWPPVPLQVQDVAARGACTVELHLPTARRGWLRPRRLRVESRYPLGLLVAWSWVDLDQALLVYPRPLEGDLPLRPGHGEDDDDDGRHVLGSGSDDFQGLRAYQPGDSRRRLHWKAYSRGQGLFVKDFAALAGRDLWLDLDGLEGDLEQRLGLLCHWVLQLSSRGQPFGLRLGGEELAPESGDAHREACLRALALFGAAR; from the coding sequence ATGCTCGAACTCCGCGTCGACCGCTGGCTGGCCCGGCGCATTCCGCCGGCCAGCCAGGTTCGCCTCGATCAGCGGCGCATCTTCATCCTGCCCACCCGCGCCGGTGCTGCCTTCGGCCTGGCCCTGGTGCCCATGCTGCTGGTGGCGATCAATTACCAGAACAGCCTGGCCTACGCCCTGACTTTCCTGCTGCTGTCGGTGTTCCTGGTAGCCATCCTGCACACGTTCCGCAACCTGTCGGGGTTGAACCTCAAGGCCGCGGGCGGCGCGCCGGTGTTTCTCGGCGAGCAGGCGCATTTCCGGGTCACCCTGGAAAGCGGCGGTCGCGAGCACCAGGCCATCGCCCTCGGCTGGCCGCCGGTGCCCCTGCAGGTGCAGGATGTCGCGGCCCGGGGCGCCTGCACGGTGGAGCTGCATCTGCCCACCGCGCGCCGGGGCTGGCTGCGGCCACGGCGGCTGCGGGTGGAAAGCCGCTACCCCCTCGGCCTGCTGGTGGCCTGGAGCTGGGTGGACCTGGACCAGGCGCTGCTGGTTTATCCGCGTCCGCTGGAGGGCGACCTGCCGCTGCGGCCCGGCCATGGCGAGGACGATGACGATGACGGCCGGCATGTGCTCGGTAGCGGCTCCGACGACTTCCAGGGGTTGCGCGCCTATCAGCCCGGCGATTCGCGCAGGCGCCTGCACTGGAAGGCCTATTCCCGAGGTCAGGGCCTGTTCGTGAAGGACTTTGCCGCGCTGGCCGGCCGCGACCTCTGGCTCGACCTGGACGGGCTGGAGGGCGACCTGGAGCAGCGCTTGGGGTTGCTCTGCCACTGGGTGCTGCAGTTGTCGTCCCGTGGCCAGCCGTTCGGCTTGCGCCTGGGCGGCGAGGAACTGGCGCCGGAGAGCGGTGATGCCCACCGCGAGGCCTGCCTGCGCGCGCTGGCACTGTTCGGAGCGGCACGATGA